The Xanthomonas sp. DAR 34887 genome has a segment encoding these proteins:
- a CDS encoding RcnB family protein produces MNIKRIATLALSSLLALGFMAPAAYARDGWDDRDPRGWHDRDHDRRDYDRRDRDRYWRERERHDDRRYYSQGYRDGYRSRPDVVYYRPGPPGPPPWARGQRYYGPNYVVYDYDRYQVRRPPYGYRWVRDDRGNLLMVAIASGIIADLVLNGR; encoded by the coding sequence ATGAACATCAAACGCATTGCCACCCTTGCCCTTTCGTCCCTGCTGGCGCTGGGTTTCATGGCGCCCGCGGCGTACGCCCGCGACGGCTGGGACGACCGCGATCCGCGCGGCTGGCACGACCGCGATCACGACCGCCGCGACTACGACCGGCGCGATCGCGACCGTTACTGGCGCGAGCGCGAACGCCACGACGACCGCCGCTACTACAGCCAGGGCTACCGCGATGGTTACCGCAGCCGCCCGGACGTCGTCTACTACCGTCCGGGCCCTCCCGGCCCGCCGCCGTGGGCGCGCGGCCAGCGCTACTACGGTCCCAACTACGTGGTCTACGACTACGACCGCTACCAGGTGCGACGCCCGCCGTACGGCTACCGCTGGGTGCGCGACGACCGCGGCAATCTGCTGATGGTCGCCATTGCCAGCGGCATCATCGCCGACCTGGTGCTCAACGGCCGCTGA
- a CDS encoding helix-turn-helix transcriptional regulator, with amino-acid sequence MTGDLVNPMANASGGGSDAAHGPALAVERARALGAFLRARRESLDPARLGVPRVGRRRTPGLRREEVAALADVGVTWYTWLEQGRPVRASARVLTAIATALQCSDVETGHVLALAGLGDAAPRLQPPCERLTDTGRMLLDQLGPWPAMLQSPRFDILGANPAFERLMGVTLAELPEADRNCVYQAFTNPHWRARLVDQDNVLQHMVALLRAAMGEHLGEPAWERLLARYRAASPEFDDLWQQRREVRGVENQLKRFHHPQLGELQLQQVNWWSAPRNGNRLVVYLPADEAARAALLQLHAQSTEVAAPAQRH; translated from the coding sequence ATGACGGGTGATCTGGTGAATCCCATGGCCAACGCCTCGGGTGGCGGCAGCGATGCCGCGCATGGCCCCGCGCTGGCGGTCGAACGTGCGCGTGCGCTCGGCGCTTTCCTGCGGGCGCGCCGCGAGAGCCTGGATCCGGCGCGGCTGGGCGTGCCGCGTGTCGGCAGGCGCCGCACGCCGGGCCTGCGACGCGAGGAGGTGGCTGCGCTGGCCGATGTCGGCGTCACCTGGTACACCTGGCTCGAACAGGGGCGTCCGGTGCGCGCCTCGGCGCGGGTGCTGACCGCGATCGCCACCGCCCTGCAGTGTTCGGATGTGGAAACCGGCCACGTGCTGGCGCTGGCCGGATTGGGCGATGCGGCGCCCCGGCTGCAGCCGCCGTGCGAGCGCTTGACCGACACCGGGCGCATGCTGCTCGATCAGCTCGGCCCTTGGCCGGCGATGCTGCAGAGTCCGCGCTTCGACATCCTCGGCGCCAATCCGGCCTTCGAGCGACTGATGGGGGTGACCCTGGCGGAGCTGCCGGAAGCCGACCGCAACTGCGTCTACCAGGCGTTCACCAACCCGCATTGGCGCGCCCGCCTGGTCGATCAGGACAACGTCTTGCAGCACATGGTGGCGCTGTTGCGCGCGGCGATGGGCGAGCATCTCGGCGAACCAGCCTGGGAGCGCCTGCTGGCGCGCTATCGCGCCGCCTCGCCGGAGTTCGATGATCTGTGGCAGCAGCGGCGCGAGGTGCGCGGGGTGGAAAACCAGCTCAAGCGCTTCCACCACCCGCAGCTGGGCGAACTGCAGCTGCAGCAGGTCAACTGGTGGTCGGCGCCGCGCAACGGCAATCGGCTGGTGGTGTACCTGCCTGCCGACGAGGCGGCGCGGGCCGCGTTGCTGCAGCTGCATGCGCAATCGACCGAGGTGGCCGCACCGGCGCAGCGCCACTGA
- a CDS encoding MFS transporter produces the protein MTTSCAPTAAHSLDRLDRQPPACASASPPTLGAWGLAILLLGQMLPLIDFSIINVALGSIAHTLHASATALELIVAVYGVAFAVGLAAGGRLGDNLGRRRVFAAGVLLFAVASLLCGLAGSVAALLAGRVLQGLGAALAVPQILATIHVSLRGAAHARALALYGSLGGIAFVIGQVLGGTLVTADIAGSGWRAIFLINLPFCVLALAGLRAVPETRAVRRMPPDLAGAGLLGLFLVCLLLPLALGPTLHWSAPCLAALAATLPLLAALARTEAWQQRRGRVPLLPPALLRLPSVRFALLLGALFFTCWSGFMFVLALTLQSGAGLSPLQSGNAFIVLGAAYFCSALVSARGVARFGLLPALLLGCTVQMLGLLALGWTLHVVWPHPGWLALAPATALIGAGQAWIVACFYRIGLSQVPTEHAGAGSAMLSTVLQAAMGLGPAALGAVYAHARGGGSLAAMQAALGSEWLAMLLLVGCTLLYRQRQRHLMRAAAS, from the coding sequence ATGACGACCTCCTGCGCTCCCACCGCCGCCCATTCCCTCGACCGCCTCGACCGGCAGCCGCCGGCATGCGCCAGCGCCTCGCCGCCGACGCTGGGCGCCTGGGGCCTGGCGATCCTGCTGCTCGGGCAGATGCTGCCGCTGATCGACTTTTCCATCATCAACGTCGCCCTGGGCTCCATCGCGCACACGCTGCATGCGTCGGCGACGGCGCTGGAGCTGATCGTGGCGGTGTACGGAGTGGCCTTCGCGGTGGGCCTGGCCGCAGGCGGGCGGCTGGGCGACAACCTGGGCCGGCGCCGGGTGTTCGCCGCCGGCGTGCTGCTGTTCGCGGTGGCCTCGCTGCTGTGCGGGCTGGCCGGATCGGTGGCCGCGCTGCTCGCAGGCCGCGTGCTGCAGGGCCTGGGCGCGGCGCTGGCGGTGCCGCAGATCCTCGCCACCATCCACGTCAGCCTGCGCGGCGCCGCGCATGCGCGGGCGCTGGCGCTGTACGGCTCGCTGGGCGGCATCGCCTTCGTCATCGGCCAAGTGCTGGGCGGCACCCTGGTCACCGCCGACATCGCCGGGTCCGGCTGGCGCGCCATCTTCCTGATCAACCTGCCGTTCTGCGTCCTGGCGCTGGCCGGCCTGCGCGCGGTGCCGGAGACGCGCGCCGTGCGGCGGATGCCGCCCGATCTGGCCGGCGCCGGGTTGCTGGGGCTGTTCCTGGTCTGTCTGCTGCTGCCGCTGGCGCTCGGCCCCACGCTGCACTGGTCGGCGCCATGCCTGGCGGCGCTGGCCGCCACGCTGCCCTTGCTGGCGGCGCTGGCCCGCACCGAAGCCTGGCAGCAGCGCCGTGGCCGCGTGCCGCTGCTGCCGCCGGCGCTGCTGCGCCTGCCCAGCGTGCGCTTCGCGCTGCTGCTGGGCGCGCTGTTCTTCACCTGCTGGAGCGGCTTCATGTTCGTGCTGGCGCTGACCCTGCAGTCGGGCGCCGGGCTGTCGCCGCTGCAGTCGGGCAATGCCTTCATCGTGCTCGGCGCGGCGTACTTCTGTTCGGCGCTGGTTAGTGCGCGCGGAGTGGCCCGGTTCGGGCTGCTGCCGGCGTTGCTGCTGGGCTGCACGGTGCAGATGCTGGGCCTGCTCGCGCTGGGGTGGACCTTGCACGTGGTCTGGCCGCATCCCGGCTGGCTGGCGCTGGCGCCGGCGACGGCGCTGATCGGCGCCGGACAGGCGTGGATCGTGGCCTGCTTCTACCGCATCGGCCTGTCGCAGGTGCCGACCGAGCATGCGGGCGCGGGCAGCGCCATGCTCTCCACCGTCCTGCAGGCGGCGATGGGTCTCGGCCCGGCGGCGCTGGGCGCGGTCTACGCGCATGCGCGCGGCGGCGGCAGCCTGGCGGCGATGCAGGCGGCATTGGGCAGCGAATGGCTGGCGATGCTGTTGCTGGTGGGCTGCACCTTGCTCTACAGGCAGCGCCAGCGCCACCTGATGCGCGCCGCGGCGAGCTGA
- the ettA gene encoding energy-dependent translational throttle protein EttA, translated as MSQYIYTMNRVSKTVPPKRQIIKDISLSFFPGAKIGLLGLNGAGKSTVLKIMAGVDTDFEGEARPQPGTKVGYLAQEPELDPNKTVRESVEEGVGEVLQAQAALEAVYAAYAEEGADFDALAKEQERLEAILAAGDAHTLENQLDVAADALRLPPWDAKIANLSGGEKRRVALCRLLLQKPDMLLLDEPTNHLDAESVEWLEQFLARYTGTVVAVTHDRYFLDNAAEWILELDRGRGIPWKGNYTEWLMQKDERLKQEDNQEKARQKAIQKELEWARQNAKGGRSKGKARLARLDELQSVDYQKRNETNEIFIPPGERLGNAVMEFKNVSKKFGDRLLIDNLSMIIPPGAIVGIIGPNGAGKSTLFKMITGQEKPDSGEIVVGPTVQLSYVDQSRDKLEGNHNVFQEISGGLDILNINGVEIQSRAYIGRFNFKGQDQQKMVGSLSGGERGRLHMAKTLLQGGNVLLLDEPSNDLDIETLRALEDALLEFPGNTFVISHDRWFLDRIATHILAFEGDSHVEFFQGNYREYEADKRRRMGDDAGPKRLRFKALK; from the coding sequence ATGTCGCAATACATCTACACCATGAACCGGGTCAGCAAGACCGTGCCGCCCAAGCGCCAGATCATCAAGGACATCTCGCTGTCGTTCTTCCCGGGCGCGAAGATCGGCCTGCTCGGCCTCAACGGCGCCGGCAAGTCCACCGTGCTGAAGATCATGGCCGGCGTGGATACCGATTTCGAAGGCGAGGCGCGTCCACAGCCCGGCACCAAGGTCGGCTACCTGGCGCAGGAGCCGGAGCTGGACCCCAACAAGACCGTGCGCGAATCGGTCGAGGAAGGCGTAGGCGAAGTGCTGCAGGCGCAGGCCGCGTTGGAAGCGGTGTACGCCGCCTATGCCGAGGAAGGCGCCGATTTCGACGCGCTGGCCAAGGAACAGGAGCGCCTGGAGGCGATCCTCGCCGCCGGCGATGCGCACACCCTGGAGAACCAGCTCGACGTCGCCGCCGACGCGCTGCGCCTGCCGCCGTGGGACGCCAAGATCGCCAACCTGTCCGGCGGCGAGAAGCGCCGCGTCGCGCTGTGCCGGCTGCTGCTGCAGAAGCCGGACATGCTGCTGCTCGACGAACCGACCAACCACCTCGACGCCGAATCGGTGGAGTGGCTGGAGCAGTTCCTGGCGCGCTACACCGGCACCGTGGTCGCGGTGACCCACGATCGCTACTTCCTCGACAACGCCGCCGAGTGGATCCTGGAACTGGACCGCGGCCGCGGCATTCCGTGGAAGGGCAACTACACCGAGTGGCTGATGCAGAAGGACGAGCGCCTGAAGCAGGAAGACAATCAGGAAAAGGCCCGGCAGAAGGCGATCCAGAAAGAACTGGAGTGGGCGCGGCAGAACGCCAAGGGCGGCCGCTCCAAGGGCAAGGCGCGCCTGGCGCGGCTGGACGAATTGCAGTCGGTCGACTACCAGAAGCGCAACGAGACCAATGAAATCTTCATCCCGCCGGGCGAGCGCCTGGGCAACGCGGTGATGGAGTTCAAGAACGTCTCCAAGAAGTTCGGCGACCGCCTGCTGATCGACAACCTGTCGATGATCATCCCGCCGGGCGCGATCGTCGGCATCATCGGCCCCAACGGCGCCGGCAAGTCGACGCTGTTCAAGATGATCACCGGGCAGGAGAAGCCGGACTCGGGCGAGATCGTGGTCGGTCCGACCGTGCAGCTGTCGTACGTGGACCAGAGCCGCGACAAGCTGGAAGGCAACCACAACGTGTTCCAGGAGATTTCCGGCGGGCTGGACATCCTCAACATCAACGGCGTGGAGATCCAGTCGCGCGCCTACATCGGCCGCTTCAACTTCAAGGGCCAGGACCAGCAGAAGATGGTCGGCTCGCTGTCCGGCGGCGAACGCGGGCGTTTGCACATGGCCAAGACCCTGCTGCAGGGCGGCAACGTGCTGCTGCTCGACGAACCGTCCAACGACCTGGACATCGAGACGCTGCGCGCGCTGGAAGATGCGCTGCTGGAGTTCCCGGGCAACACCTTCGTGATCTCGCACGACCGCTGGTTCCTGGATCGCATCGCGACCCACATCCTGGCCTTCGAAGGCGACTCGCACGTGGAGTTCTTCCAGGGCAACTACCGCGAGTACGAGGCCGACAAGCGCCGGCGCATGGGCGACGACGCCGGCCCGAAGCGGCTGCGCTTCAAGGCGCTGAAGTAA
- the def gene encoding peptide deformylase, which yields MIRDIIRMGDPRLLRIAQPVDNFGSTQLHALVADMFETMDAARGVGLAAPQIAVDLQLMVFGFDSNARYPDAPPVPRTALANVQIEPLSDELEDGWEGCLSIPGLRAVIPRYRQIRYRGLDPDGNAVVCEAQGFHARVVQHEHDHLIGRLYPSRIRDFGKFGFEDVLSYEL from the coding sequence ATGATCCGCGACATCATCCGCATGGGCGACCCGCGCCTGTTGCGCATCGCGCAGCCGGTCGACAATTTCGGCAGCACGCAGTTGCATGCCCTGGTCGCCGACATGTTCGAGACCATGGACGCCGCGCGCGGCGTCGGCCTGGCCGCGCCGCAGATCGCGGTGGACCTGCAACTGATGGTGTTCGGCTTCGACAGCAACGCGCGCTATCCCGATGCGCCGCCGGTGCCGCGCACCGCGCTGGCCAACGTGCAGATCGAGCCGCTGTCCGACGAATTGGAGGACGGCTGGGAAGGCTGCCTGTCCATTCCCGGGCTGCGCGCGGTGATTCCGCGCTACCGGCAGATCCGCTACCGCGGCCTGGATCCGGACGGCAACGCGGTGGTGTGCGAGGCCCAAGGCTTCCATGCGCGGGTGGTGCAGCACGAGCACGACCACCTGATCGGCCGGCTGTACCCGTCGCGGATCCGCGACTTCGGCAAGTTCGGCTTCGAGGACGTGCTGTCCTACGAACTGTAG
- a CDS encoding IS110 family transposase, which produces MAKDTLAVHVLPLNQLLSFPNTAQGHQRLCDQLAGQCVGNVLLEATGGYERAVMNALATAGLPVTRINPRRARAFATALGTIAKTDPLDAALLARMAQLVQAPAPPSDPCASNCACWSSAANNWSSSATTSAVGCIRRPWPSCVSV; this is translated from the coding sequence GTGGCCAAGGACACCTTGGCCGTTCACGTGCTTCCCCTGAACCAGTTGCTGTCCTTTCCCAATACCGCCCAGGGCCACCAGCGCCTGTGTGACCAGCTTGCCGGGCAGTGCGTCGGCAACGTGCTGCTGGAGGCCACCGGCGGCTACGAACGAGCGGTCATGAACGCCCTGGCCACGGCAGGCCTCCCGGTGACCCGGATCAATCCGCGCCGCGCGCGCGCGTTCGCCACGGCCTTGGGCACCATTGCCAAGACCGATCCGCTGGATGCGGCCTTGCTCGCGCGCATGGCCCAGCTGGTGCAAGCGCCCGCGCCGCCTTCCGATCCCTGCGCGAGCAACTGCGCATGCTGGTCCAGCGCCGCGAACAACTGGTCCAGCAGCGCGACGACGAGCGCCGTCGGTTGCATCAGGCGACCCTGGCCGTCGTGCGTGAGTGTCTGA
- a CDS encoding transposase has translation MLVQRREQLVQQRDDERRRLHQATLAVVRECLIQQIGDLRRRLQRMNQAIKQVQHQLDDALARSLSAVPGIGEVTTASLIAYLPELGTLDRRQIAALVGVAPYNVDSGKHRGKRRIRGGRAPIRRVLYMACWSGVRTQASFKERYHQLRARGKPAKVAITACMRVLLIRLNAMARDRTPWQEATG, from the coding sequence ATGCTGGTCCAGCGCCGCGAACAACTGGTCCAGCAGCGCGACGACGAGCGCCGTCGGTTGCATCAGGCGACCCTGGCCGTCGTGCGTGAGTGTCTGATCCAACAGATCGGCGACTTGCGTCGCCGTCTCCAGCGGATGAACCAGGCGATCAAGCAGGTGCAGCACCAGCTCGACGATGCACTGGCGCGCTCGCTGAGCGCGGTCCCTGGCATCGGCGAGGTCACCACGGCCAGCCTGATCGCCTACCTGCCCGAGTTGGGCACCCTGGACCGCCGCCAGATCGCGGCTCTGGTCGGCGTGGCGCCCTACAACGTGGACAGCGGCAAGCACCGTGGCAAACGCCGCATCCGCGGCGGGCGGGCCCCGATCCGACGGGTGCTCTACATGGCCTGTTGGAGCGGCGTGCGCACCCAAGCCTCCTTCAAGGAGCGCTATCACCAGCTACGGGCACGCGGCAAGCCCGCCAAGGTGGCCATCACCGCATGCATGCGCGTGCTGCTGATCCGCCTCAACGCCATGGCGCGTGATCGCACACCATGGCAAGAGGCAACCGGGTGA
- a CDS encoding cellulose synthase subunit BcsC-related outer membrane protein, translating into MFRMKLKPLYLAGMIDLCLLAGNAHAQAGNATQQLVSQGNYWHDQGRDDLAADTWRKLLRVDPNQPDALLGLAQIDLAQGRQGEARKRLQQLQQTHPQAPQTQRLSQAIGGSGDNINLRNARRAASAGRYVEAVREYQALFDGKAPPDHLALEYYQALAGTPQGWDGARDGLRRLVAAQPSNGAAALALAQVLTYREPSRREGIAQLSAMSKRPDVGGPARAAWRQALLWLNAGNADAPLYQAFLAANPNDAEVAAKATKLGEQRAAQAGDPAGEQLGEAFKALNAGNLAVAEQRFTQVLRARPRDADALGGLGSVRLRQQRFGEAQELLRPAAAGNGKWRSALDSARYWLQLQQAQAARSRGDSDEALRLTQQSLKLQPNEATGYVLLGDLQAASDAAAAERSYRQALALSADNAGALQGLIGLYSRQGRADEASALFAKLSPAQREKAGGEATLRSNVQRARAKQALEAGDTVSAQSELEAAMVERPGDPWVRLDLARLYQQAGRPDQARSVMDGLLAVHGDMPEALYANALLAQERGDWASAYASLERIPSAARTAEMSALRNTAWIEQQAAQARLLQQQGRAGEAQLLLARTEAALGGALEQPALLASMAGAYADIGSNQRALTLAQRLVAQNPTTEARLQYASVLLRAQQDAELAATLRQLRDTDMNAEQQRRYQALRSGYTLRQVDALRELGNLEAAYDALAPLLAQQNQDPKAVAALARLYAAAGDQRQALVLYQQQLQQSPNDLDTLIAAANTAAALRDLNSAEDYLQRALAQAPDSPAVLSAAGRVYRSAGKSRKAESYFRAALAAQAREAGQHDNGLPTANGPASFAGAGRPLNPFAGMSGRMPRSPAVVSDSVGGGYPAPAYAMAGQSALPAMPATAGTTYASGGDDLPPPASASAATGVQLAALPVPGQRAPAAASVAPSYYPDDRVAVTGSARQAQALATPARTGTVLDELREVQSENSDSLAAGATYRSRDGEAGLGKLNDLEVPLHGEFAVGEGKLSVDVTPTLLDAGTLDSAYSTASRFGAGPSAAMGDALAADRTPINDLIGSDLYQLLLTEGDTNATRNALRTYAVNTGLYNELYNDTDASLTNAQREAAALQALYAEPLSAFLLGNVAADVSIATLASNILGDASRSADLSAADIARFQALAANTTAASLTPAGFSQALYTMAANGSASRRMDQDASGVGVSVKYKHGGFAADLGSTPIGFPEQRIVGGVGYRGQIGENLTYSGQAFRRAVSDSLLSFAGVDDGRAGLSWGGVTSNGVRLSATLDNGLLGGYANLTADRLVGHNVADNDHRQVDLGVYVHALETENQSLTAGLNLTAMQYDKNLSGYTYGQGGYFSPQDYVDLGFPVHWSGRSSGRKVNWSVDASVGVQHFRSDDSNYFPTSAQMQQDAYDAASLAALLGLVDTYTAPVYAGQSKTGVSYNLAGAAEWQLAPQLFLGGRLIFNNARDYNQFSTNLYVRFVLDRLGAGLGRRPQVLASPYVGE; encoded by the coding sequence ATGTTCCGCATGAAACTCAAGCCTCTCTACCTGGCCGGCATGATCGATCTGTGCCTGCTCGCCGGCAACGCGCACGCACAGGCCGGCAACGCCACCCAGCAACTGGTCAGCCAGGGCAACTACTGGCACGACCAGGGCCGCGACGATCTCGCCGCCGACACCTGGCGCAAGCTGCTGCGGGTCGATCCCAACCAGCCCGATGCGCTGCTCGGCCTGGCCCAGATCGATTTGGCGCAAGGCCGCCAGGGCGAGGCGCGCAAGCGCCTGCAGCAACTGCAGCAGACCCATCCGCAGGCGCCGCAGACGCAGCGCCTGAGCCAGGCGATCGGCGGCAGCGGCGACAACATCAACCTGCGCAACGCGCGCCGCGCCGCCTCGGCCGGCCGTTACGTGGAAGCGGTGCGCGAGTACCAGGCGCTGTTCGACGGCAAGGCGCCGCCGGACCACCTCGCGCTGGAGTACTACCAGGCGCTAGCCGGCACCCCACAGGGCTGGGACGGCGCCCGCGACGGCCTGCGCCGTCTCGTCGCCGCACAACCCAGCAACGGCGCCGCCGCGCTGGCGCTGGCGCAGGTGCTCACCTACCGCGAACCGTCGCGGCGCGAAGGCATCGCCCAGCTCAGCGCGATGAGCAAGCGTCCCGACGTCGGCGGCCCGGCACGTGCGGCCTGGCGCCAGGCGCTGCTGTGGCTCAATGCCGGCAACGCCGACGCGCCGCTGTACCAGGCGTTCCTGGCGGCCAATCCGAACGATGCCGAGGTCGCCGCCAAGGCCACCAAGCTCGGCGAGCAGCGCGCCGCGCAGGCCGGCGACCCGGCCGGCGAACAACTCGGCGAAGCGTTCAAGGCGCTCAACGCCGGCAACCTGGCCGTGGCCGAGCAGCGCTTCACCCAGGTGCTGCGCGCGCGTCCGCGCGACGCCGACGCGCTCGGCGGCCTGGGCTCGGTGCGCTTGCGCCAGCAGCGCTTCGGCGAGGCGCAGGAACTGCTGCGTCCGGCCGCGGCCGGCAACGGCAAGTGGCGCTCGGCGCTGGACAGCGCGCGCTACTGGCTGCAACTGCAGCAGGCGCAGGCCGCGCGCAGCCGCGGCGACAGCGACGAAGCGCTGCGCCTGACCCAGCAATCGCTCAAGTTGCAGCCGAACGAAGCCACCGGCTATGTGCTGCTCGGCGACCTGCAGGCGGCCAGCGATGCGGCCGCGGCCGAGCGCAGCTACCGCCAGGCGCTGGCGCTGAGCGCCGACAACGCCGGCGCGCTGCAGGGCCTGATCGGCCTGTACAGCCGCCAGGGCCGTGCCGACGAAGCCAGCGCCCTGTTCGCCAAGCTCAGTCCGGCGCAGCGCGAAAAGGCCGGCGGCGAAGCCACGCTGCGCTCCAACGTCCAGCGCGCCCGCGCCAAGCAGGCGCTGGAGGCCGGCGACACGGTCTCGGCGCAGAGCGAACTGGAAGCGGCGATGGTCGAGCGTCCCGGCGATCCGTGGGTGCGGCTGGACCTGGCGCGGCTGTACCAGCAGGCCGGGCGCCCGGACCAGGCGCGCAGCGTGATGGACGGGCTGCTCGCGGTGCACGGCGACATGCCCGAGGCGCTGTACGCCAATGCGCTGCTGGCGCAGGAACGCGGCGACTGGGCCAGCGCCTACGCCAGCCTGGAACGCATCCCGAGTGCGGCGCGGACCGCGGAAATGAGCGCGCTGCGCAACACCGCCTGGATCGAGCAGCAGGCCGCGCAGGCGCGGCTGCTGCAGCAACAGGGCCGCGCCGGCGAGGCGCAGTTGTTGCTGGCGCGCACCGAGGCCGCGCTCGGCGGCGCGCTGGAGCAGCCGGCGCTGCTGGCGTCGATGGCCGGCGCCTACGCCGACATCGGCAGCAACCAGCGCGCGCTGACCCTGGCGCAGCGCCTGGTCGCGCAGAACCCGACCACCGAGGCGCGGCTGCAGTACGCCAGCGTGCTGCTGCGCGCGCAGCAGGACGCCGAACTGGCGGCCACGCTGCGCCAGCTGCGCGACACCGACATGAACGCCGAACAGCAGCGCCGCTACCAGGCCCTGCGCAGCGGCTACACCCTGCGCCAGGTGGATGCCTTGCGCGAGCTGGGCAATCTGGAAGCGGCCTACGATGCGCTGGCGCCGCTGCTGGCGCAGCAGAACCAGGATCCGAAGGCGGTCGCGGCACTGGCGCGGCTGTACGCCGCCGCCGGCGACCAGCGCCAGGCGCTGGTGCTGTACCAGCAGCAGCTGCAGCAATCGCCCAACGACCTGGACACGTTGATCGCCGCGGCCAACACCGCCGCCGCGCTGCGCGACCTGAACAGCGCCGAGGACTATCTGCAGCGCGCGCTGGCGCAGGCGCCGGATTCGCCGGCGGTGCTGAGCGCCGCCGGCCGCGTGTACCGCAGCGCCGGCAAGAGCCGCAAGGCCGAGAGCTATTTCCGCGCCGCGCTGGCGGCGCAGGCGCGCGAGGCCGGCCAGCACGACAACGGCCTGCCGACCGCCAACGGTCCGGCGTCCTTCGCCGGCGCCGGGCGCCCGCTGAACCCGTTCGCCGGCATGAGCGGGCGCATGCCGCGCAGCCCGGCGGTGGTCTCCGACAGCGTGGGCGGCGGCTATCCGGCGCCGGCCTATGCCATGGCCGGCCAGTCCGCGCTGCCGGCAATGCCGGCCACGGCCGGTACGACCTACGCCAGCGGCGGCGACGACCTGCCGCCGCCGGCCAGCGCCAGCGCTGCCACCGGCGTGCAGTTGGCGGCACTGCCGGTGCCGGGCCAGCGCGCGCCGGCCGCAGCCAGCGTGGCCCCGTCCTACTATCCCGACGACCGCGTCGCCGTCACCGGCAGCGCGCGCCAGGCGCAGGCGCTGGCCACCCCGGCGCGCACCGGCACCGTGCTCGACGAACTGCGCGAAGTGCAGTCGGAGAACAGCGACAGCCTGGCCGCCGGCGCCACCTACCGTTCGCGCGACGGCGAGGCCGGGCTGGGCAAGTTGAACGATCTGGAAGTGCCGCTGCACGGCGAATTCGCGGTCGGCGAGGGCAAGCTCAGCGTCGATGTCACTCCGACCCTGCTCGACGCCGGCACGCTCGACAGCGCCTATTCCACCGCCAGCCGTTTCGGCGCCGGCCCGAGCGCGGCGATGGGCGATGCGCTGGCCGCTGACCGCACGCCGATCAACGACCTGATCGGCAGCGACCTGTACCAGTTGCTGCTTACCGAGGGCGACACCAACGCCACCCGCAACGCGCTGCGCACCTATGCGGTGAACACCGGCCTGTACAACGAGCTGTACAACGACACCGACGCCAGCCTGACCAACGCGCAGCGCGAGGCCGCGGCGCTGCAGGCGCTGTACGCCGAGCCGCTGTCGGCGTTCCTGCTCGGCAACGTCGCCGCCGACGTGTCGATCGCCACGCTGGCCAGCAACATCCTCGGCGACGCCTCGCGCAGCGCCGATCTCAGCGCGGCCGACATCGCCCGCTTCCAGGCGCTGGCCGCCAATACCACTGCGGCCAGCCTGACCCCGGCCGGCTTCAGCCAGGCGCTGTACACGATGGCGGCCAATGGCTCGGCCTCGCGGCGCATGGACCAGGACGCCAGCGGCGTCGGCGTGTCGGTCAAGTACAAGCACGGCGGCTTCGCGGCCGACCTCGGCAGCACCCCGATCGGCTTCCCCGAGCAGCGCATCGTCGGCGGCGTCGGCTACCGCGGCCAGATCGGCGAAAACCTGACCTACTCGGGCCAGGCGTTCCGGCGCGCGGTCAGCGACAGCCTGCTGTCCTTCGCCGGCGTCGACGACGGCCGCGCCGGGCTCAGCTGGGGCGGCGTGACCAGCAACGGCGTGCGCCTGTCGGCCACGCTCGACAACGGCCTGCTCGGCGGCTACGCCAACCTGACCGCCGATCGCCTGGTCGGCCACAACGTCGCCGACAACGACCACCGCCAGGTGGACCTGGGCGTGTACGTGCACGCGCTGGAGACCGAGAACCAGTCGCTGACCGCCGGCCTCAACCTGACCGCGATGCAGTACGACAAGAACCTGAGCGGCTACACCTACGGGCAGGGCGGTTACTTCAGCCCGCAGGACTACGTCGATCTCGGTTTTCCGGTGCACTGGAGCGGGCGTTCGTCCGGGCGCAAGGTCAACTGGAGCGTGGATGCCAGCGTCGGCGTACAGCATTTCCGAAGCGACGACAGCAACTACTTCCCGACCAGCGCGCAGATGCAGCAGGACGCCTACGACGCCGCGTCGCTGGCCGCGCTGCTGGGCCTGGTGGACACCTACACCGCGCCGGTCTACGCCGGGCAGAGCAAGACCGGCGTGTCCTACAACCTCGCCGGCGCGGCCGAGTGGCAGCTGGCCCCGCAGCTGTTCCTGGGCGGGCGGCTGATCTTCAACAACGCCCGCGACTACAACCAGTTCAGCACCAACCTCTACGTGCGCTTCGTGCTCGACCGGCTCGGCGCCGGCCTCGGCCGCCGCCCGCAGGTGCTGGCCTCGCCGTACGTGGGCGAGTAG